In Ancylothrix sp. D3o, one genomic interval encodes:
- a CDS encoding M23 family metallopeptidase, translating to MIGACTRKHAGVDYSATPGWPVLAIEAGTVNEVKPDSPVGGIIGIKSTNLNEVYRYVHLDRDSVRPFKVGDFVEKGSVIGLIGPTFPGSSGPHGHFERYLNGKLDWKIHEHLKTAVALPKP from the coding sequence ATGATCGGAGCCTGCACCAGAAAACACGCCGGTGTTGATTACAGTGCTACTCCGGGGTGGCCGGTGCTTGCAATTGAAGCGGGAACAGTTAACGAAGTAAAACCCGATTCTCCTGTTGGTGGAATTATTGGAATTAAATCCACAAACTTAAATGAAGTTTATCGGTATGTTCATTTAGATCGTGATTCGGTGCGCCCATTTAAAGTCGGTGATTTTGTAGAAAAAGGAAGTGTTATCGGTTTAATTGGCCCTACCTTTCCTGGTTCTTCAGGGCCACACGGTCACTTTGAGAGATACTTAAATGGCAAATTAGATTGGAAAATCCATGAACATTTGAAAACAGCAGTTGCTCTCCCCAAACCATGA
- a CDS encoding DUF2927 domain-containing protein, protein MKFISIIALMILIAVWYDASPRKSQSNGKNTSSLSTIPTIPADKVFEYFTEVTLKSEFGSSDSGLIKKWMVPIKLEIAGLPTPADLQTVEAVTRELKLLRRLPIEVVKANTGNMRAPVYPRRKL, encoded by the coding sequence ATGAAATTTATTTCTATCATTGCTTTAATGATTTTAATAGCTGTTTGGTATGATGCTTCCCCAAGAAAATCCCAATCAAATGGCAAAAATACATCCAGCCTTTCCACTATCCCCACTATCCCCGCAGACAAGGTATTTGAGTATTTCACAGAAGTAACACTAAAGTCTGAGTTTGGCAGTTCAGATAGTGGGCTAATTAAGAAATGGATGGTTCCCATAAAGCTAGAGATAGCCGGTCTTCCCACTCCCGCAGATTTACAAACGGTGGAAGCTGTCACCCGTGAATTAAAACTACTGCGCCGATTACCGATTGAGGTAGTAAAAGCAAACACTGGGAATATGCGCGCTCCGGTTTACCCCAGAAGAAAACTTTAA
- a CDS encoding DUF2927 domain-containing protein: MNWDETKQITGAEILISTTGLSQKERSHLIREELTQAFGLPADSDKYPESIFYQQWTEITEYSSLDKKLIKMLYNPQVKPGMNESQLEKLWRENRL; encoded by the coding sequence TTGAATTGGGATGAAACCAAACAAATCACAGGCGCAGAGATTTTAATCTCCACCACAGGTCTCTCTCAAAAAGAACGTTCCCATTTAATCAGAGAGGAATTAACACAGGCATTTGGGTTGCCGGCGGATTCAGACAAATATCCAGAGAGCATATTTTATCAGCAATGGACTGAGATTACTGAGTATTCATCCCTAGATAAAAAGTTAATCAAAATGCTGTACAACCCGCAAGTTAAGCCGGGGATGAATGAAAGTCAACTAGAGAAGCTGTGGAGGGAGAACCGACTATGA
- a CDS encoding glycoside hydrolase family 104 protein: MINPTGLSIIALSTLGLAIVGQPISTPAPRQPTLSSHPLSGAVKNGNLQAFLQTIAFAEGTASPDGYRMMFSGQLFNSFSEHPNVNNCSLYKGKPLCSTAAGKYQFLKPTWDEVARKLNLNDFSPESQDLAAVQLIKQAGAYQDILAGRFDDAVFKLAPTWASFPTAEGKSYYNQPSKKLTDLRRVYLGAGGNFQSK, translated from the coding sequence ATGATTAATCCCACCGGCCTCTCCATCATTGCTCTTTCCACTTTAGGATTAGCTATTGTCGGTCAACCTATTTCAACACCGGCACCCAGACAACCAACTCTATCCAGTCACCCATTATCAGGAGCAGTTAAAAACGGGAATCTCCAAGCTTTCTTACAAACAATTGCTTTTGCGGAGGGCACTGCCAGCCCAGATGGCTATCGAATGATGTTCAGCGGCCAATTATTCAATTCTTTTAGTGAACACCCTAATGTCAATAATTGCTCACTTTATAAAGGGAAACCTTTGTGCAGTACGGCAGCCGGTAAATACCAATTCCTCAAACCAACGTGGGATGAAGTCGCTCGTAAATTGAACCTCAATGATTTTAGTCCCGAATCCCAAGATTTAGCTGCTGTCCAATTAATTAAACAGGCCGGTGCATACCAAGATATTCTGGCGGGCCGGTTTGATGATGCTGTATTTAAACTTGCACCTACTTGGGCATCTTTCCCAACGGCTGAAGGGAAAAGCTACTACAACCAACCATCCAAAAAGCTGACTGATTTACGCAGGGTTTACCTGGGGGCCGGTGGTAATTTCCAGTCCAAATAG